The Flavipsychrobacter sp. genome contains the following window.
AACAGGAAATAGAAACAGGATAAGTGCCTTATATGAGTTGAAGGTAGATAGCCTGTCAGATATTAGGGTAAACGCTACCGTGAATAGAACAGAGAATTTGAGGAACTCTGAAACGAACCAAAACACAAGGGATGCATCTGGCAATGAGATAAATAGCAACAATACAAAAACCAGAAGCGAAGGACTGACAACACAGATCAATAGCTCTTTGATGTATCGTAAAAAGTTTAAGAAAGATAGGCGAACTATCACCGTGAGCTTGTCAGAAAACTACCAAGAGCGAACAGGAGATATCTTATTGAACTCATTAATAAAATACGCTAATCTTTCAGCACGTAACGATACGTTTGATCAGAAAAAAAGGAATGAGGATAAGAATATTTCTTTGACAGGTTATGCCAGCTATACAGAGCCGTTATCTAAATATCTATCATTAAGCCTTAGCTATCGACTAAACGTAACGAATAATAGTGCAGAACGAAATACATTTAGTAAAAGTGCACCGTTTTCTGATTCTTATGACCAGTTGGATTCTATCTTTAGTAGTAATTACGCCTTCAATATTACTACACATACCGGGTCTACCTTTTTAAGGTATAGCTACAAGAAGAAATTGAATGCCTCAATTGGAGGATCTATAGCTCGTGCCAATTTTTTACAAGACAACTTAATGACCGATACTTCTCGTAGATATTCATTTACCAACTTTTTCCCGTCGGCAAGTATCAGATATAATATTCAAAAACAAACCAGAGTAAGTTTAAGCTATAATGGTCGTACTAGACAACCTTCGTTAGAACAAATACAACCATTACAAAACAATATAGATCCACTCAACCAATCAATTGGTAATCCTGGTTTGAATCAGGAGTTCAGCCATAGCATCAATGCCAACTTCTCTGACTACAAAGTATTCTCCGGAAGACATATCTGGATGTATGCTTATTTCAATGTAGTGGATAATGCCATTAGCCGTTCGCAAACGATTGACTCTTTGGGTAGAACTACCTATCAGTACGTTAATTTGGATGGTAACTATAATGGTAGCGCCAGTATCAACGTAGGTAAGCGTATCAGAAAACTGAATACACAAATAGGAGGGCGTACAAGAGTAAGTTTATCAAAAGCGAATAACCTTGTAAATGGGGTAAAAAATGCGAGTAACTATAACTCCTACTCCGTGAATGCATATGCCAACTATGAGTCGAAAGATGAAAAGATAATGGTATCCTTAGGTGTAGGTCCTAGCTATAATGATAACTCTTCTTCTATCAGCACACAGGTAACTAGCTACTGGTCGGTCAACTATAATTTTGATGCTTCATACGAGTTCCCATTCAAGTTAAGGATAGGTTCTGATTTTGATTGGTCGGTAAGGGAGCAAACGGCTGTATTTGATAGAAACAACAATGTCTTCCGTTGGAATGCATATATCAGTCAGCGTTTCCTGAAAAACGATCAACTAGAACTAAGAGCTTCGGTCTTCGATATTTTGAATCAAAACCTTGGTTTTACACGTAATGCAAGTAACAACTATGTAACAGAGCAAAGCTATAATACGATACGTAGATATGGTATGTTATCCCTTACTTGGAACTTTACAAAAACAGCTATGGGAGCAACACCTGAAAATGATGCAGCATCAATGATAATTAAGAAAAACTAGTATAGCATGAAACACACTATAAACATATTTGTTCTATTGCTGATTAGTATTGCTGCATTTGGTCAGCATACCTATCAGGGCAAAATAGAGTACGAAAGAAAGACCAACCTGAAAAGGGTAATAGAGGATATGGAGGATGACAATAAGGAATGGATTGAGCGTATAAGGGATAAAATCCCAACGCATAATGTTCGTTATTATGATTTGAACTTTACTACCAAGCATAGCATCTACAAGCCGGGAAGAGAGCCAGAGAAACCGTTTAATATGTGGTTTGCCCGCTCTCCTGCAAATGAGAACGAAGTGTATACAGATTTTACGACGAGTCGAGTGACGGCACGTAAGCATATATATGAGGAGAAGTTTTTGGTGAAAGACTCTGCCAGAAAAATAGAATGGAAAGTGATGGACGAGATCAGGATGATCGCCAATTATAAATGCAGAAAAGCAGTGGGTAGAATATGTGACTCTGTATATGTAATCGCATTCTATACCGATGATATCATGGTGAGTGGTGGCCCTGAAATGTTTGGAGGTTTACCCGGTATGATATTGGAGATAGCCATACCAAGATTGCATACTACCTGGATAGCAACACAAGTAAGTGTACAACCAGAAGAAGATGCTTTTAAAGTGCCTAAAAAAGGCAAGGAAGTAACCCAGAAGGAAATGTATACTATGATAAGCACAAGTCTGGAACGGTGGGGCAACTATGCTTATAAGGCCATTTGGTGGTCGATGTTATAAAGCAAAAAAGCCAGCAAGTTTTTGCTGGCTT
Protein-coding sequences here:
- a CDS encoding TonB-dependent receptor; protein product: MQKTILLLVLLCLTITAEAQTYTIKGSVSDTVNLNPLQNAAITLLRAEDSVLATFARAKSDGTFALEVKDKGKYLLMVTFPSFADYIDVINVTKPATNVGELPMVSRTHLLKEFVLTDQYAAIKVKGDTIEYVADSFKVRDNATVESLLKKLPGIQVDKDGKIMAQGTEVQKLLVDGEEFFTDDPAVVSKSLGAKAVNKVQVYDKKSDEAEFTGIDDGERTKTINLELKENMKKGYFGKIKAGGGAGDLQNYFENQAMINSFKGKRKLSAFGIMANTGTIGLGWEDQDKFNAGGGNTSVGDDGSITTYYSSDDFESWDGQYNGRGYPRAWTGGLHYSNKWNEDKHHVAGNYRYAKQDIETVNNTITEKILQDSALYETQTSNSFKTGNRNRISALYELKVDSLSDIRVNATVNRTENLRNSETNQNTRDASGNEINSNNTKTRSEGLTTQINSSLMYRKKFKKDRRTITVSLSENYQERTGDILLNSLIKYANLSARNDTFDQKKRNEDKNISLTGYASYTEPLSKYLSLSLSYRLNVTNNSAERNTFSKSAPFSDSYDQLDSIFSSNYAFNITTHTGSTFLRYSYKKKLNASIGGSIARANFLQDNLMTDTSRRYSFTNFFPSASIRYNIQKQTRVSLSYNGRTRQPSLEQIQPLQNNIDPLNQSIGNPGLNQEFSHSINANFSDYKVFSGRHIWMYAYFNVVDNAISRSQTIDSLGRTTYQYVNLDGNYNGSASINVGKRIRKLNTQIGGRTRVSLSKANNLVNGVKNASNYNSYSVNAYANYESKDEKIMVSLGVGPSYNDNSSSISTQVTSYWSVNYNFDASYEFPFKLRIGSDFDWSVREQTAVFDRNNNVFRWNAYISQRFLKNDQLELRASVFDILNQNLGFTRNASNNYVTEQSYNTIRRYGMLSLTWNFTKTAMGATPENDAASMIIKKN
- a CDS encoding GLPGLI family protein, with amino-acid sequence MKHTINIFVLLLISIAAFGQHTYQGKIEYERKTNLKRVIEDMEDDNKEWIERIRDKIPTHNVRYYDLNFTTKHSIYKPGREPEKPFNMWFARSPANENEVYTDFTTSRVTARKHIYEEKFLVKDSARKIEWKVMDEIRMIANYKCRKAVGRICDSVYVIAFYTDDIMVSGGPEMFGGLPGMILEIAIPRLHTTWIATQVSVQPEEDAFKVPKKGKEVTQKEMYTMISTSLERWGNYAYKAIWWSML